A section of the Rummeliibacillus pycnus genome encodes:
- a CDS encoding GNAT family N-acetyltransferase, whose translation MDINIIFEVFPQLESENLILRKIEEEHLQEVFTIYNNKNVFDFCGIIPKHNIQTVRKMIGHFERDYHKKRKIKWGIFKKNTNNHLVGIIECMDFNQKVNMVTIGYYLAEEYWGKGIASESVRTIVRFLFEKANINRIQAEVMPANEISKKVLQKNGFKKEGLIRQATLWPGKGIIDIEIYSILNEDYINH comes from the coding sequence ATGGATATTAACATCATTTTTGAAGTTTTCCCACAATTAGAATCTGAAAATTTGATTCTAAGAAAAATAGAAGAGGAACATTTACAAGAAGTATTTACAATTTATAATAACAAAAATGTATTTGATTTCTGTGGAATTATTCCGAAGCATAATATACAAACAGTACGCAAAATGATCGGTCATTTTGAAAGAGATTATCATAAAAAAAGGAAAATCAAATGGGGTATTTTCAAAAAAAATACAAACAATCATTTGGTGGGAATTATTGAATGCATGGACTTTAATCAGAAAGTGAATATGGTAACTATTGGATATTATTTAGCAGAAGAATATTGGGGAAAAGGGATTGCATCAGAATCAGTTCGTACAATCGTTAGATTTTTATTTGAAAAGGCTAATATTAACCGTATTCAAGCCGAGGTAATGCCTGCAAATGAAATTTCTAAAAAAGTTCTCCAAAAAAATGGGTTTAAAAAAGAAGGATTAATTAGGCAAGCAACATTATGGCCCGGAAAAGGAATAATAGACATAGAAATATATAGCATTCTCAATGAAGATTATATTAACCATTAA
- the glnA gene encoding type I glutamate--ammonia ligase, which produces MGKYTKDDIRRLVEEKEVKFIRLQFTDILGTIKNVEIPVSQLEKALDNKMMFDGSSIEGFVRIEESDMYLYPDLDTFIVFPWTTGKGTVCRFICDVYKADGTPFEGDPRNNLRRILGRMEKMGFTSFNLGPEPEFFLFKLDEDGEPTLELNDHGGYFDLAPTDLGENCRRDIVLELEEMGFEIEASHHEVAPGQHEIDFKYANAIEACDNIQTFKLVVKTIARKHGLHATFMPKPLFGVNGSGMHCNVSLFKGKENAFYDESADLQLSETAFQFMAGVLNHVKGFTAVTNPTVNSYKRLVPGYEAPCYIAWSAQNRSPLIRIPASRGLSTRIEVRSVDPAANPYLAMAVILEAGLNGIEQQLTPPAAVDRNIYVMNAEERAEAGIGNLPANLNDALAALAEDKVIQEALGSHIYANFREAKEIEFDMFRTQVHQWERDQYMKMY; this is translated from the coding sequence GTGGGAAAATACACAAAAGATGATATTCGTAGACTTGTAGAAGAAAAAGAAGTTAAATTTATTCGTTTACAATTCACAGATATCTTAGGTACTATTAAGAACGTTGAAATTCCTGTAAGCCAATTAGAAAAAGCACTTGATAATAAAATGATGTTCGATGGTTCTTCAATTGAAGGTTTTGTTCGTATTGAAGAATCAGACATGTACTTATATCCTGATTTAGATACTTTTATTGTTTTCCCTTGGACAACTGGAAAAGGTACTGTTTGTCGCTTTATCTGTGATGTATACAAAGCAGATGGAACTCCATTCGAAGGAGACCCACGAAATAATCTACGTCGCATCTTAGGCCGCATGGAAAAAATGGGCTTTACAAGCTTCAACTTAGGACCTGAACCAGAATTCTTCCTATTCAAATTAGATGAAGATGGAGAACCAACTCTTGAGTTAAATGACCACGGTGGTTACTTCGATTTAGCTCCAACTGACCTTGGTGAAAACTGCCGTCGTGATATCGTGTTGGAATTAGAAGAAATGGGCTTTGAAATTGAAGCTTCTCACCATGAAGTTGCTCCTGGTCAACACGAAATTGACTTTAAATATGCAAATGCTATTGAAGCATGTGATAATATTCAAACATTCAAATTAGTTGTTAAAACAATTGCACGTAAACATGGTTTACACGCAACATTCATGCCAAAGCCATTATTCGGAGTAAATGGTTCAGGTATGCACTGTAACGTTTCATTATTCAAAGGTAAAGAAAATGCATTCTATGATGAATCTGCAGATTTACAATTAAGCGAAACTGCTTTTCAATTCATGGCTGGTGTATTAAATCACGTTAAAGGATTCACTGCTGTTACAAACCCAACAGTAAACTCTTACAAACGTTTAGTTCCTGGTTACGAAGCTCCTTGCTATATTGCATGGTCAGCTCAAAATCGTTCACCTTTAATTCGTATCCCAGCTTCTCGTGGATTATCAACTCGTATCGAAGTACGCTCAGTTGACCCAGCTGCAAACCCATATTTAGCTATGGCTGTTATTCTTGAAGCCGGTTTAAATGGTATCGAACAACAACTTACACCACCTGCAGCAGTAGATCGTAACATCTATGTGATGAATGCTGAAGAACGTGCTGAAGCAGGTATCGGTAACTTACCAGCTAACTTAAACGATGCACTTGCAGCTCTTGCAGAGGATAAAGTAATTCAAGAAGCTCTTGGTTCTCATATCTATGCTAACTTCCGTGAAGCAAAAGAAATCGAATTTGACATGTTCCGTACACAAGTACACCAATGGGAACGTGACCAATACATGAAAATGTACTAA
- a CDS encoding dsRNA-binding motif domain-containing protein gives MKQVTKENFFLYGHDFEGIVGEKDIFTGLYRAILNYSGYPEPFSEGIGESKEEAINNAARKALASNSLEAVKRLYD, from the coding sequence GTGAAACAGGTTACTAAAGAAAATTTCTTTTTATACGGACATGATTTTGAAGGCATTGTCGGGGAAAAAGACATTTTCACAGGTCTATATCGAGCTATATTGAATTATTCTGGTTATCCTGAGCCATTCAGTGAAGGTATAGGTGAAAGTAAGGAGGAAGCTATTAATAATGCTGCAAGAAAAGCATTAGCTTCCAATTCTTTAGAAGCTGTTAAAAGATTATATGACTAA
- a CDS encoding MerR family transcriptional regulator — MSKEIRKTMPLLPISIVMQLTDLTARQIRYYEEHELITPARTEGNRRMFSLNDVDVLLEIKDLLDQGINMAGIKKVFAMKNEPVLAKQAKTDITDEDLRRILREEMQQAQRMQKSSIRQGDLSRFFL, encoded by the coding sequence ATGAGTAAAGAAATACGTAAGACCATGCCTTTACTACCAATCAGTATAGTCATGCAACTAACTGATTTAACCGCTCGCCAAATTCGTTATTACGAAGAACATGAGCTGATCACACCTGCAAGGACTGAAGGCAACCGTCGGATGTTTTCATTGAATGATGTTGATGTTTTACTAGAAATTAAAGATTTACTAGATCAAGGCATTAATATGGCAGGTATCAAGAAGGTCTTCGCAATGAAGAATGAGCCAGTATTGGCAAAACAAGCTAAAACTGATATTACAGATGAAGATTTAAGACGTATTTTAAGAGAAGAAATGCAACAGGCACAGAGGATGCAAAAATCCTCAATTAGACAAGGTGATTTATCTCGATTCTTTTTATAA
- a CDS encoding aminopeptidase, with protein sequence MNINTIVKNLMSHNFSLEKPSNILVIGDNSTGKLAKQFEEGLDADGWKCDFYRMEDRSKDGEEPPAEVAEKMLNYAVVFCLTKYSLTHTVARRKANENGTAVITMPGITEDMFLNGAMKADYTRVEKETLEQAEKLTKASNVTIFTAEFYKLTIPIASRKGIPSTGVFRSKAASGNLPSGEAYIAPLEGKANGEILITGSIAGIGLIKEPVLLTIENGRLMNATGEQGKELLKILGEGNGRMLAELGIGTNYEARIIGRILEDEKAYNTIHIAFGSNHTFGGTIKADVHIDCVTKNPRIVWS encoded by the coding sequence ATGAATATAAATACTATAGTAAAAAATCTAATGAGTCATAATTTCTCACTTGAAAAGCCAAGCAATATTTTAGTGATTGGAGATAACAGTACAGGTAAATTAGCAAAACAGTTTGAAGAAGGTTTAGACGCTGATGGATGGAAATGTGATTTTTATAGGATGGAAGATCGTTCAAAAGATGGAGAGGAACCTCCTGCAGAAGTAGCAGAGAAAATGTTAAATTACGCAGTAGTATTTTGTTTAACAAAATATTCACTTACACATACAGTAGCAAGACGTAAGGCAAATGAAAATGGCACAGCTGTCATTACAATGCCGGGTATTACAGAAGATATGTTTCTAAACGGTGCTATGAAAGCTGATTATACGAGAGTTGAAAAAGAAACATTGGAACAAGCTGAAAAACTTACAAAAGCTTCAAACGTAACAATTTTTACCGCCGAATTTTATAAATTAACCATTCCGATAGCATCAAGAAAAGGGATTCCTAGTACAGGTGTATTTCGTAGTAAAGCAGCATCAGGAAATCTTCCTTCAGGTGAAGCGTATATAGCCCCACTAGAAGGAAAAGCTAATGGCGAGATTTTAATTACGGGATCTATAGCGGGAATTGGACTTATAAAAGAACCTGTACTTCTTACAATAGAAAATGGGCGATTAATGAACGCAACTGGTGAGCAAGGAAAAGAACTATTGAAAATTTTAGGTGAAGGCAATGGTCGAATGTTAGCAGAATTAGGGATTGGTACGAACTATGAGGCAAGAATTATAGGGCGTATTTTAGAAGATGAAAAAGCGTATAATACGATTCATATTGCATTTGGATCCAATCATACATTTGGAGGAACGATAAAAGCAGATGTTCATATTGACTGTGTAACAAAAAATCCTAGAATTGTTTGGTCATAA
- the lexA gene encoding transcriptional repressor LexA yields the protein MKKVSKRQEDILEFIKEEVRTKGYPPSVREIGEAVGLASSSTVHGHLNRLESKGLIRRDPTKPRAIEILDQDNISKQGVMHVPLVGKVTAGLPITAIENIEEYFPIPDYYGTSDDHIFMLEIMGESMIEAGILDGDYVIVKQQATANNGDIVVAMTEENEATVKRFYKEDGFFRLQPENSSMEPIIVENVSVLGKVVGLYRNVH from the coding sequence TTGAAAAAAGTATCGAAAAGACAAGAAGATATACTAGAATTTATTAAAGAAGAAGTTCGTACAAAAGGATACCCACCTTCCGTCCGCGAAATTGGGGAGGCAGTGGGATTAGCATCAAGTTCTACTGTCCACGGGCATTTAAATAGACTTGAAAGCAAAGGACTTATTCGTCGAGATCCAACTAAACCTCGTGCAATAGAAATTTTGGATCAAGATAATATTTCAAAACAAGGCGTCATGCATGTTCCGCTAGTGGGAAAAGTTACCGCAGGATTGCCAATAACAGCGATTGAAAATATAGAAGAATATTTCCCTATTCCAGACTATTATGGAACTTCTGATGATCATATTTTCATGCTTGAAATTATGGGTGAATCTATGATTGAAGCAGGTATTCTAGATGGCGATTATGTGATCGTAAAACAACAAGCTACAGCAAATAACGGTGATATTGTTGTTGCAATGACAGAAGAAAACGAAGCCACTGTAAAACGTTTTTATAAAGAAGACGGTTTTTTCAGACTTCAACCAGAAAATTCTTCAATGGAACCCATTATTGTAGAAAATGTTTCTGTCCTTGGTAAAGTAGTAGGATTGTATCGAAATGTTCATTAA